In one window of Epinephelus fuscoguttatus linkage group LG20, E.fuscoguttatus.final_Chr_v1 DNA:
- the lrrc20 gene encoding leucine-rich repeat-containing protein 20, with translation MAEAVANVARRVNATVEDRKDTLDLSNCKLISFPDGVFKVLRSVSENIRVITLADNEMKAITSKFFSTFTQLRELDLRGNVLTKLPDTVGEMEHLTCINLAYNNFSVFPDKLTEIATLERINLEGNSITEIPVEKLSGMPALKWLNVKSNPLDSNTQSALQSPHNFETES, from the exons atggcTGAGGCAGTTGCAAACGTGGCCCGGAGGGTTAATGCGACCGTCGAGGACAGGAAAGACACATTGG ACTTGTCAAACTGCAAGCTCATTTCCTTCCCAGACGGTGTGTTCAAGGTCCTGAGGAGTGTCTCAGAAAACATCCGTGTTATCACACTGGCTGACAATGAGATGAAGGCCATAACCAGCAAGTTCTTTTCAACCTTCACTCAGCTGAGAG AGCTGGACCTGCGAGGAAACGTTCTCACCAAGCTGCCTGACACTGTGGGAGAAATGGAGCATTTGACCTGCATCAATCTGGCATACAACAACTTCTCCGTCTTCCCTGATAAGCTCACTGAAATAGCCACACTGGAGAGAATTAACCTGGAGGGGAACAGCATCACCG AAATACCAGTGGAGAAGCTGTCAGGCATGCCAGCACTGAAGTGGCTGAACGTGAAGTCGAACCCTTTGGACTCAAACACTCAGTCTGCTCTGCAATCTCCCCACAACTTTGAAACAGAGTCCTAA
- the ndr2 gene encoding nodal-related 2, translating into MRSLGAVAAALHASLLVLLAQGMHRSRDGVYKAQERFSLMERSAGYHLPTYMMHLYRNFKYNFSRPLDTMEQDAAKQADTVKSVMAKSLTYRQRRWIATFDLHALLADKQIQAAELRIRLPRTQSASNITVEVYHQHGQACHVHKSCQEQQLVGLLTDSSLVTSSQNWKVFNMTKPLSSWLRQKSVTARIRYKRVSRRRGAVKTKSGLSLPDQPVHVVSPRGEQDMRDRALLVIFSQTGSDENSKVKASLLHTAEQSKFLSPAEIKKARWPKRRRSKRGQKEQTVRSPQASKKGNEKSLCRRVDLQVDFNQIGWGSWIIFPKKYNAFRCEGSCPSPLGEDLNPTNHAYMQSLLKHFHPDRVAAPCCAPTKMSPLSMLYYENGEMLLRHHEDMIVDECGCQ; encoded by the exons ATGCGATCATTGGGAGCTGTGGCTGCTGCGCTGCACGCATCTCTGCTGGTGCTGCTAGCCCAGGGGATGCACAGATCCAGGGATGGAGTTTACAAGGCGCAGGAGCGGTTTTCCCTCATGGAGCGATCGGCCGGGTACCACCTGCCTACCTACATGATGCATCTCTACAGGAATTTCAAGTACAACTTTTCCAGGCCTTTGGATACTATGGAGCAGGATGCCGCAAAGCAAGCAGACACTGTGAAGAGTGTGATGGCCAAAA GTTTGACGTACAGACAGAGGCGCTGGATtgcgacctttgacctccacGCCCTGCTGGCTGACAAACAGATCCAGGCGGCAGAGCTGAGGATCAGGCTCCCTCGGACACAGAGTGCTTCCAACATCACCGTGGAGGTCTATCACCAGCACGGCCAGGCATGCCATGTGCATAAGAGCTGCCAGGAGCAGCAGCTGGTGGGGCTGCTCACTGACTCATCGCTGGTCACATCATCACAGAACTGGAAAGTGTTCAACATGACAAAACCTCTCTCGAGCTGGCTCAGACAAAAATCGGTGACGGCCAGAATTCGATACAAAAGAGTGTCGAGAAGACGAGGGGCGGTAAAGACAAAGAGTGGCCTGTCGCTTCCCGATCAGCCTGTACACGTAGTGAGCCCGAGAGGAGAGCAGGACATGAGGGACCGGGCCTTGTTGGTCATCTTCTCACAAACTGGCTCCGATGAGAACTCAAAGGTCAAAGCAAGCTTACTCCACACAGCTGAACAATCCAAGTTCTTGTCCCCTGCTGAAATCAAAAAGGCCCGCTGGCCGAAGAGGCGCAGGAGCAAACGGGGCCAGAAAGAACAAACTGTGAGAAGCCCGCAGGCGTCCAAAAAAGGGAATGAAAAATCTCTCTGTCGCAGAGTCGACTTGCAGGTAGACTTTAATCAAATTGGCTGGGGGTCCTGGATCATCTTCCCTAAAAAATATAACGCTTTCCGCTGCGAGGGCTCCTGCCCCAGTCCCCTGGGAGAAGACCTGAATCCAACAAATCATGCTTACATGCAG AGTTTACTGAAACATTTCCACCCAGACAGAGTGGCGGCGCCCTGCTGTGCCCCGACCAAAATGAGCCCGTTAAGCATGCTGTACTACGAAAACGGAGAGATGCTCCTTCGACATCACGAAGACATGATTGTGGATGAATGTGGCTGCCAGTGA